Sequence from the Prunus persica cultivar Lovell chromosome G5, Prunus_persica_NCBIv2, whole genome shotgun sequence genome:
aaataggttcattatactcggtacattattagagaaaaaaaaaaggtacattattttgagagaaaaaaaaaggtacattatttaggaaaaaaaaaaggtgcattatttagaaaaaaaaaatgggtacattattttgagagagaaaataggtacattattttgagagaaaaaataggctcatttaaaaaaaaattgttttcatacaacaaacaataaaaagatgatcaaattatttcacaaaacaagtaataaagaaaaaaaataggtacaatatttggagaaaaaataggttcgttaaaaaaaatattttaaaaacaaaacaacaaatagattgtcaaattatttttcaacataattagaatgtacactattattcataaaactataataaaaaagaatactggtcatataattcataaaagacaacaacattaatttctaaatttaatattgaatttaaattactaATACTTTAAATAGATTACTAGTTGTAATTCATAGAAGAAAAACAccattaattcaaaaatagaTTACTGATACTTTAATGtggaatttaatatttaatttcaaataagtttctaaATTAGTTCCTACATCCATTACAAATATTTGGAGATCTTTCCAAATGTGTCATTAGTTACACCCCCTATAACACATTAACTTATAAACAGGGGTAGTTTTGGaatccaaaaaatacaataaatcatattttaaGTTATATTAGGTAACTTACTTAGTTGGATCCTAGTCATCgggtattatttgaaaaaattgggtattttaaatagaaCACTAAAAGAAAGGGTTGTAGgtgatttaaaatgaattttatgggtctaagctcaatttactattaaattaatatcaatatgGTTACTGCACCAGTTTGTTTATTATGGGCAGATTTATTGCTCAAGCTTTGTTCATTAATATCTAATGGAAGAATTAAATCTCTAAAAGAAGTTTGATATGATTGaatgtgtatatatttgtatgtGCGTAGGTGGTTCATGCCGGTGAATATCCTCATCACATTTATTGTTGGTTCGATCCTAGGATGGATACTCCTCCAGTTAACAAGACCTCCTGCATATCTGCGAGGCATTGTCGTAGGTTGCTGTGCTGGAGGTAAACACTACTACACCAACACAGATTTAccttataatttttgtttcttttttctttttcgtctAGATCACtgataatttttgtttctgcTGAGTTGATATATAAACAGGAAATTTGGGATTCATGCTCCTTATTATAGTCCCAGCAGTTTGTAAAGAAAAAGGGAGTCCATTTGGAGCTCCTGATGTCTGTCATACTTATGCATTGGCTTATGCTTCACTTTCAATGGCGGtacattaatttcttcttctgctgctgctgctgctaatattttgatttttcttcaaattcctTTATCTAGTTTTATATTACTCAAAGTAAGAAAGGATGGGGAACATGCTCAAGATaagttattaaattaattggtTTTACTCTCCAGATAGGAGCCATGTATTTGTGGTCCTATGTGTATAATATTGTGAGGATATCTGCAAAGAAGGGCACCCAAAATGCCCACCAATCTCCAGAGAGATCCTCCACACCAAACCAAGTAAGTTGCACTGAGCCTCCGCTTTCTTCAAAGGAATCTGAGGTAGTGGACGACAATGCTGCGGATCAATATGCACTGCCCTGCACTGCTATACCTGAAGAAAATGCTAAGGTTGCTAACTCCATCAAATTACCATGACAGTTTGCTTTATTTCCAACTATTTAAGATTCGATTATGAAAAGAGTGTTTCTTTGCCATATAGTTTGACATATTATGTCGCCAGTACTGTCAATTTAGACTACTAACGAAATAAATCTTTTTCGAATGTATGATGTGCTGTCTTCCAATATATttacccttttcttttcaatttctgaTGATTGTCGTTTGTCATGGCAGATGACAAGTTTAGGTAAAGTAATAAAGCAACGTATTATGACGGTGTTTGGAAAGCTCAATCTGAAAACAATATTTTCCCCTTCTACTACTGGAGCAGTATGCCCTTTCAACACTTGAATTATGTTGCGTCATAATTATGTGATATATTTATTGACACATTGACCAAACTTggcttcttgttctttttcttttctttttttttttgttcctgTATAGATGGTTGGTTTTGTGATTGGACTCATACCTCAGATTCGAAAACTATTGATAGGAGATGGCGCTCCTCTGCGGGTGATTCAAGACACTGCTTCTTTCTTGGGGTTAGATTACTACTATTCTTCTGTTTTAGGTTAACAAGAACACTTCTGTTCATGTATTACTTGTTTAGTCTTTCAACTCCTCTCCATATGATTGCAGAGACGCAGCCATCCCAAGTCTTACTTTGATAATAGGAGGAAACCTACTTACAGGTAATATTATAATTCCTACTCATTAAGCTCCACatgttacatatatatatattctcatacttatttttaagttttgacTTAATTGATCACGTTGTTCTTCCAGGTTCGAGAGGGCCAGGGATACAGAAATCTCTGATTGTTGGCATTATCGTTGTTCGTTATGTTGTCCTGCCTCTTGCAGGCATATTGGTTGTTAAAGGTGCATTAAAATTTGGGTTGGTGCATTATGATCCATTGTATCTGTTTGTTCTTCTGCTTCAGTTTTCACTCCCACCAGCAATGAACATAGGTACGTACGTACGCTCTTCTGGTGGGTTTTTTCTCCTTTCAATTTTAGCAATGCAAATTA
This genomic interval carries:
- the LOC18776061 gene encoding protein PIN-LIKES 3; translation: MELLQLFITALIPALKILFTTLLGSYLALDRVNILGEDARKHLNTVVFYVFSPALVSSNLARTITDKSIVQLWFMPVNILITFIVGSILGWILLQLTRPPAYLRGIVVGCCAGGNLGFMLLIIVPAVCKEKGSPFGAPDVCHTYALAYASLSMAIGAMYLWSYVYNIVRISAKKGTQNAHQSPERSSTPNQVSCTEPPLSSKESEVVDDNAADQYALPCTAIPEENAKMTSLGKVIKQRIMTVFGKLNLKTIFSPSTTGAMVGFVIGLIPQIRKLLIGDGAPLRVIQDTASFLGDAAIPSLTLIIGGNLLTGSRGPGIQKSLIVGIIVVRYVVLPLAGILVVKGALKFGLVHYDPLYLFVLLLQFSLPPAMNIGIMAQLFGAGEKECSVIMLWAYLFASVTLTFWSAFFMWLVARM